The following are encoded together in the Pseudomonas maumuensis genome:
- a CDS encoding ATP-dependent nuclease, translating to MKIDYVELKRYRNFADAHINLTKNSLVIGSNDVGKTNMIHALRLLLDKSLSDADIEPSTHDFHCAQDGTQADSFSIRIAFSEVTQDAVLSQLKGHVSANGCFFLEFRGYSQDYRYEIAAGHDADALEVIPSRFYLKYLHLKYIHSQRDLVRYIRSEKRHLLRLAQAARGQPETEADTKQLQALSELLKSVNDGVRSLHYVAEATKDLNDELKALSHHHAGYNVSLDTGAIGIEQFIEQLELGASTNGSRVMLGGDGRNNQILLALWKAKSVLEHDQNSEVVIYCVEEPEAHLHPHQQRKLASYLISALPGQTIVTSHSSQIAASYRPDSIVRLLRDNGASRAASKGCSACIDDAWTGLGYRISILPAEAFFASAVMLVEGPSEMLFYSALARAHQIDLDHRNISLLSVDGVAFQVYKRVLDALEIPWAMRTDNDISNIWLGPQGAQVVYRHVAGINRALSLAGMPSQPHRPVPYDHAACLADGNWQAVSAAVATFGIYLSKVDLENDIAVELPALMVGFKGGTLAQAVNYLQGKKAIRMQEFLEHCGDQLIAPVQGDLLKPLMYCLNAAEQAW from the coding sequence ATGAAAATTGATTACGTCGAACTGAAGCGGTACCGAAACTTTGCTGACGCTCACATCAATCTGACCAAAAACAGCTTGGTGATTGGAAGCAACGACGTCGGCAAAACGAACATGATCCACGCGTTGCGGCTTCTGCTGGACAAGAGCTTGTCGGACGCCGACATCGAACCGTCGACGCATGACTTCCATTGCGCTCAAGATGGCACGCAGGCTGACTCGTTTTCTATCCGAATTGCCTTTTCCGAAGTGACTCAAGATGCAGTGCTCTCTCAGCTCAAAGGGCATGTAAGTGCCAATGGATGTTTCTTCCTTGAGTTTCGAGGATACAGTCAAGATTACCGCTATGAGATCGCTGCCGGTCATGATGCTGATGCCTTGGAAGTTATTCCCAGCCGCTTTTATCTGAAGTACCTGCATCTGAAGTACATCCATTCTCAGCGCGACCTTGTGCGATACATCCGCTCGGAAAAACGACATTTGCTGCGCCTCGCCCAGGCCGCCCGCGGCCAGCCAGAGACAGAGGCCGACACCAAGCAATTGCAGGCGCTAAGCGAGCTACTGAAGTCTGTAAACGATGGAGTTAGGAGCCTGCACTACGTCGCGGAGGCGACGAAAGACCTTAACGATGAATTGAAGGCGCTCTCCCACCATCATGCTGGGTACAACGTATCTCTAGATACCGGGGCGATCGGCATCGAACAATTCATCGAACAGCTGGAGTTGGGGGCAAGCACCAACGGTTCGCGGGTGATGCTCGGTGGCGACGGTCGTAATAACCAGATTTTGCTCGCCTTGTGGAAAGCCAAAAGCGTGCTTGAGCACGATCAAAATAGCGAGGTAGTGATCTATTGCGTTGAAGAGCCTGAAGCGCATCTGCATCCTCATCAGCAGCGTAAATTGGCGAGCTATCTCATCAGTGCGCTTCCCGGTCAGACCATTGTCACCTCGCACTCTTCACAAATCGCGGCAAGCTATCGGCCCGACTCTATTGTCCGGCTGCTACGGGACAACGGCGCGTCCCGAGCTGCTAGTAAGGGCTGCTCCGCCTGCATTGACGATGCCTGGACGGGGCTTGGCTACCGAATCAGTATACTTCCGGCGGAGGCATTTTTTGCCTCGGCGGTCATGCTGGTCGAGGGGCCGTCTGAAATGCTGTTTTACTCCGCACTGGCACGAGCTCATCAGATCGATCTCGATCACCGTAACATATCGCTTTTGTCTGTCGATGGCGTGGCGTTCCAAGTCTACAAACGTGTGTTGGACGCCTTGGAAATCCCATGGGCCATGCGAACCGACAATGACATCTCCAATATCTGGCTAGGTCCTCAGGGAGCGCAGGTTGTTTATCGTCATGTGGCGGGTATCAATCGTGCTCTTTCGTTAGCGGGGATGCCTTCTCAGCCTCACCGACCAGTGCCATATGACCATGCCGCCTGCTTAGCTGATGGCAATTGGCAGGCGGTGAGTGCTGCTGTCGCCACTTTTGGTATTTATCTCTCGAAAGTCGATCTAGAGAACGACATCGCCGTTGAGCTACCTGCGCTAATGGTAGGATTTAAAGGCGGTACCCTGGCTCAAGCTGTTAATTACCTACAGGGCAAGAAGGCTATCCGCATGCAGGAGTTTCTTGAACACTGCGGGGATCAGCTCATCGCACCAGTTCAGGGGGATTTGTTGAAGCCGCTGATGTACTGCCTCAACGCTGCAGAGCAGGCCTGGTGA
- a CDS encoding UvrD-helicase domain-containing protein yields MTIFKPSPEQEQAIEFVGDMVVVARPGSGKTSVLSRKVRCLVAELRPYQGIIAISFTNKASDELERRCKADAFDVKSSFFGTIDDFCLREVVFPFARQLMPVATNVQTAKLRELPEAVTRMLPAIPVHDATVANTDDFLPFLYEALAQGFVPLEAVGMLARYIVEQSPACQKYLTARYRAVYIDEYQDSGHFQHQLFLRLKALGLMAVAVGDSDQSIYRFAYKDPRYLLELTADGSGFAPFAITTNFRSHPSINDFALRLLDANHPIALTDDKRVFIKTVVGDQRAIGIWLRTAIPHLMQHYQVASADKVAILCRHQHSARLIADNLELTHRLIEDSPFKTALAAETSLFSDLLRLRYDPQMTAEALIDRANFPKLATHERRAVRRAILSCRSCLECHLVQTVVHAATCLLGYQPSADGVMELEAICGDASKLRWFQQSDDAAIQIMTLHKAKGLEFDLVFHADLYDHVIPTRTYKPGVYQVMFQDEIQCLNLHYVGITRAIKACVLMTSTLRLNKGGEVKQGAPSQFIGRNGTSAIQLTW; encoded by the coding sequence ATGACTATCTTCAAGCCCAGCCCGGAACAAGAGCAGGCCATTGAGTTTGTGGGCGACATGGTTGTCGTGGCACGTCCTGGCAGTGGTAAAACCAGTGTGCTTTCCCGCAAGGTGCGTTGCCTCGTAGCCGAGCTGCGTCCCTATCAAGGCATCATCGCCATTTCGTTCACGAATAAAGCAAGCGATGAGCTGGAGCGCCGCTGCAAAGCCGACGCATTTGATGTGAAAAGCTCTTTTTTTGGCACGATCGATGACTTCTGTCTGCGCGAGGTCGTCTTTCCGTTCGCGCGGCAGTTGATGCCTGTCGCCACAAACGTACAGACGGCAAAGCTCCGGGAACTGCCTGAAGCGGTGACGCGAATGCTGCCGGCGATTCCTGTCCATGATGCGACCGTTGCCAACACCGATGATTTTCTGCCTTTCCTATATGAGGCACTGGCGCAGGGGTTCGTCCCGCTTGAAGCTGTGGGCATGCTGGCCCGCTACATAGTCGAACAGTCACCGGCTTGCCAGAAATATCTCACCGCGCGGTATCGCGCGGTGTACATCGACGAATATCAGGACAGCGGACATTTCCAGCATCAGTTGTTTTTGAGGCTCAAGGCTTTGGGGTTAATGGCTGTTGCGGTCGGCGATAGCGATCAGTCGATCTATAGGTTCGCGTATAAGGACCCTCGTTACCTGCTTGAGCTAACGGCTGACGGCAGTGGCTTTGCTCCTTTTGCCATTACCACAAATTTTCGCAGCCACCCCTCGATTAACGATTTCGCACTTCGATTGTTAGATGCGAACCACCCTATCGCTCTGACAGATGATAAGCGGGTGTTTATTAAGACAGTTGTAGGTGATCAACGCGCGATTGGGATTTGGTTGAGAACTGCTATTCCCCACCTCATGCAGCACTACCAGGTTGCTTCGGCGGACAAGGTCGCAATTTTGTGTCGGCATCAGCACTCAGCGCGCTTGATTGCTGACAATCTAGAGCTCACGCACCGCCTCATCGAGGATAGCCCTTTCAAGACTGCACTGGCTGCTGAGACAAGCCTTTTCTCGGACTTATTGCGGCTGCGTTACGACCCTCAGATGACCGCCGAAGCGTTGATTGATCGAGCGAATTTTCCCAAGCTAGCCACCCACGAACGGCGTGCAGTTCGTAGAGCAATACTGAGTTGTAGGTCTTGTCTTGAGTGCCACCTTGTTCAGACCGTAGTGCATGCTGCCACATGCCTGTTGGGGTATCAGCCATCAGCGGATGGTGTCATGGAGCTTGAGGCTATTTGTGGGGATGCCAGCAAACTCCGATGGTTTCAACAATCCGATGATGCAGCCATTCAGATCATGACGCTGCACAAAGCCAAAGGCTTGGAATTCGACTTGGTTTTTCATGCGGATCTTTACGATCATGTCATCCCGACGCGTACTTATAAGCCTGGGGTATACCAGGTTATGTTCCAGGATGAAATTCAATGCCTAAATCTACACTACGTAGGGATCACTCGTGCGATCAAAGCTTGTGTGTTGATGACATCAACTCTTCGCTTGAACAAGGGAGGGGAGGTAAAGCAGGGCGCACCATCTCAGTTCATTGGCAGAAATGGAACAAGCGCGATACAACTCACTTGGTAA